From the Nocardiopsis changdeensis genome, one window contains:
- a CDS encoding MFS transporter — MSDHTPARPDRNGLALLVMAAAQLLMVMDGTIVTVGLPVIGADLRIPEGELDRVLTSYALAFGGLLLVGGRAGDLWGRRRLFRVGLVVFLLASLLGGAAGSGAVLITARVLQGVGAAIVAPAALSLLAETFPAGPRRNRALGVYGAMGGLGSVVGLLLGGALTEYLGWRWIMFVNIPIALLVLVGTVVLVPGTRRPGGLDLPGAVTATLALGSLVYAINRAGSHGVGDGTALVFGACAVALFSVFPFIQRGARNPILPPGVAADRGRLGANLVMLLMGAGQLATFYFLTLYMQTVQQFSPMTTGLAYLPFAIGVGIGSGVVGPALQARASTRTVLVVGTATAATAMAWFGLLAPDQNPLLVLLPAQLVGGIGLGTGFVAATIGGVRGIASQDSGIASGLVNTSQQIGGALGLAVLAGVAVATTAAQPPGTGLDEALTSGYTVGMLGAGAFYAVALLTAVLLLRPRSAERDTEPLERTAG; from the coding sequence ATGAGCGACCACACCCCCGCCCGTCCGGACAGAAACGGCCTCGCACTGCTCGTGATGGCGGCCGCGCAGCTGCTGATGGTGATGGACGGCACCATCGTGACCGTCGGCCTGCCCGTCATCGGGGCCGACCTCCGGATCCCCGAGGGCGAGCTGGACCGGGTCCTCACCTCCTATGCCCTGGCCTTCGGCGGCCTGCTGCTGGTCGGGGGCCGCGCCGGCGACCTGTGGGGCCGACGCAGGCTGTTCCGTGTCGGTCTGGTCGTCTTCCTGCTCGCCTCCCTGCTGGGCGGTGCGGCCGGTAGCGGTGCCGTGCTGATCACCGCACGCGTGCTGCAGGGCGTCGGCGCGGCCATCGTCGCCCCGGCGGCGCTGTCCCTGCTCGCCGAGACCTTCCCCGCCGGGCCCCGGCGCAACAGGGCACTCGGCGTGTACGGAGCCATGGGCGGCCTCGGCTCCGTCGTCGGCCTGCTCCTGGGAGGCGCGCTCACCGAGTACCTGGGGTGGCGGTGGATCATGTTCGTCAACATCCCCATAGCCCTGCTGGTCCTGGTCGGCACCGTCGTCCTGGTGCCCGGAACCCGCCGCCCCGGCGGCCTGGACCTGCCCGGCGCCGTCACCGCGACCCTGGCCCTCGGCTCGCTGGTCTACGCGATCAACCGCGCCGGATCCCATGGGGTGGGCGACGGGACCGCCCTGGTCTTCGGCGCGTGCGCCGTCGCGCTGTTCTCGGTGTTCCCGTTCATCCAGCGCGGCGCGCGCAACCCGATCCTGCCGCCGGGTGTAGCGGCCGACCGCGGCAGACTCGGCGCCAACCTGGTCATGCTGCTCATGGGCGCGGGACAGCTGGCCACCTTCTACTTCCTCACCCTGTACATGCAGACGGTCCAGCAGTTCTCGCCCATGACCACCGGCCTGGCCTACCTGCCGTTCGCGATCGGTGTCGGTATCGGCTCCGGGGTCGTCGGACCTGCATTGCAGGCCCGCGCCTCCACCCGGACCGTGCTGGTGGTCGGCACGGCGACGGCCGCCACGGCGATGGCGTGGTTTGGCCTCCTGGCACCCGACCAGAACCCGCTGCTGGTGCTGTTGCCCGCGCAGCTGGTGGGGGGAATCGGCCTGGGGACCGGGTTCGTCGCCGCCACCATCGGCGGCGTCAGGGGCATCGCATCACAGGACTCGGGCATCGCCTCCGGCCTCGTCAACACCAGTCAGCAGATCGGCGGCGCCCTGGGTTTGGCCGTGCTGGCCGGCGTCGCCGTCGCCACCACTGCGGCCCAGCCGCCGGGGACGGGCCTGGACGAGGCGCTCACCAGCGGATACACCGTCGGCATGCTCGGCGCGGGCGCCTTCTACGCGGTCGCCCTCCTCACCGCCGTCCTGCTGCTGCGACCACGCTCCGCGGAGCGGGACACCGAACCCCTCGAAAGAACCGCCGGATGA
- a CDS encoding carboxymuconolactone decarboxylase family protein — protein MTATEQQNRQSRLPDPVALVPELKDIAGALFKATGNGTVPRTTIGLVQLRAGQIAGSTYLTSLHTGNLRRAEATEEQITAVASWRDAPYFSDAERVALELVESVLTPNASGERVPDELYARASQHYDDKALATLIMAIGQVCFFLPLALIGKPLPGVSPAEQWRA, from the coding sequence ATGACCGCCACCGAGCAGCAGAACCGCCAGTCGCGCCTCCCCGACCCCGTCGCGCTCGTCCCCGAGCTCAAGGACATCGCCGGCGCCCTGTTCAAGGCGACCGGGAACGGCACGGTTCCGCGGACCACCATCGGCCTGGTCCAGCTGCGCGCCGGGCAGATCGCCGGCAGCACCTACCTGACGAGCCTGCACACCGGCAACCTCCGCCGGGCGGAGGCGACCGAGGAGCAGATCACCGCCGTGGCCTCCTGGCGGGACGCGCCCTACTTCTCCGACGCCGAACGGGTCGCGCTGGAGCTGGTCGAATCCGTCCTGACCCCGAACGCGTCGGGCGAGCGCGTCCCCGACGAGCTGTACGCCAGGGCTTCGCAGCACTACGACGACAAGGCGCTCGCCACGCTGATCATGGCGATCGGCCAGGTCTGCTTCTTCCTGCCGCTGGCCCTCATCGGCAAGCCCCTGCCCGGGGTGTCCCCGGCGGAGCAGTGGAGGGCGTAG
- a CDS encoding DUF397 domain-containing protein: MGILPPGREAPRLSPSERIAVEKWHKSSHSSGEGSCVEVAEGPLVLVRDTQNRPLGHLDYNPDAWTAFLHGVKNRAS, encoded by the coding sequence GTGGGCATCCTTCCTCCAGGGCGTGAAGCTCCACGCCTGAGCCCGAGCGAGAGGATCGCCGTGGAGAAGTGGCACAAGAGCAGCCACAGCAGTGGAGAAGGCAGTTGCGTCGAGGTCGCCGAGGGGCCTCTCGTCCTTGTCCGTGACACCCAGAACCGCCCCCTGGGCCACCTCGACTACAACCCCGATGCCTGGACCGCGTTCCTCCACGGCGTGAAGAATCGGGCCTCCTAG
- a CDS encoding DUF397 domain-containing protein, which yields MAEGQSVLVRDTQNRPLGHLDYSAEAWASFLQGVKLHA from the coding sequence GTGGCGGAGGGACAGAGCGTCCTCGTCCGGGACACCCAGAACCGTCCTCTCGGACACCTCGACTACTCCGCCGAAGCGTGGGCATCCTTCCTCCAGGGCGTGAAGCTCCACGCCTGA
- a CDS encoding helix-turn-helix domain-containing protein, protein MGKELKALRRKAKLTQAELAPYASVVAAHVSAWENGKRGMSEDQVTLLDQALQANGQLVRAWERSQETETIPPWYKKVPKLEQKSTELREYQSQIFPGLIQTPEYARTTIRDSLPWASTSVVEEMVLARKKRQEILMRDHPPLVSIVVEAFVLDLIMGDERTQITQLDWVLQLAEEGRIRFQVTPPRSHYHPGTAGPFRIYTFPDNPPLASAEYASGEVLIDDQETVQKCMTIFGLLQAEALSMGASVEFVRKVRESIEEQARVRSAAVAQEQLQLGAGQLR, encoded by the coding sequence GTGGGCAAGGAACTCAAGGCCCTCCGCCGCAAGGCCAAGCTGACCCAGGCGGAGCTGGCGCCCTACGCCAGCGTGGTCGCCGCTCACGTATCCGCCTGGGAGAACGGCAAGCGGGGCATGAGCGAGGACCAGGTGACCCTCCTCGACCAGGCCCTCCAGGCCAACGGCCAACTGGTCCGCGCGTGGGAGAGGAGCCAGGAGACCGAAACCATCCCACCCTGGTACAAAAAGGTCCCGAAGCTGGAGCAGAAATCAACCGAGCTCCGCGAGTACCAGTCTCAGATCTTTCCCGGACTGATCCAGACGCCCGAGTACGCCCGCACCACGATTCGCGACTCCCTGCCGTGGGCCAGCACCTCAGTAGTGGAAGAGATGGTGCTGGCGAGGAAAAAGAGGCAAGAGATACTTATGAGGGACCACCCTCCGCTAGTGTCTATCGTGGTAGAGGCGTTCGTCCTAGACCTCATCATGGGGGACGAACGTACTCAAATCACCCAGTTGGACTGGGTCCTCCAGCTTGCCGAGGAAGGCAGGATCCGCTTCCAGGTCACACCCCCGCGGTCCCACTATCACCCCGGGACCGCAGGCCCGTTCCGGATCTACACCTTTCCCGACAATCCGCCGCTGGCCTCCGCCGAGTACGCGAGCGGTGAGGTGCTCATCGACGATCAAGAGACCGTGCAGAAGTGCATGACCATCTTTGGGCTCCTGCAAGCCGAGGCACTGTCCATGGGCGCCAGCGTCGAATTCGTCAGGAAGGTCAGGGAAAGCATTGAAGAGCAGGCACGAGTCCGGTCGGCCGCTGTGGCACAAGAGCAGCTACAGCTCGGGGCAGGGCAGCTGCGTTGA
- a CDS encoding ATP-binding protein yields the protein MEPRRERNTASSDDIEEVVPRPPCTAPPGRIPLQRRTADPRDRVAILVDVESGELGHSITVPGVAEQTGVLRRQLSALALLPEAQTDVLQGLVSELFTNAVRHTRSGLPGGRVVVTLHRLRGRVQVRVTDQGPRGGGVGTPHVREQDLDREGGFGLRLVAMQADRWGTLSEGGRTTVWFELDRG from the coding sequence ATGGAACCCCGTCGAGAGCGGAACACGGCCTCCAGCGACGACATCGAAGAGGTGGTGCCGCGACCGCCCTGTACCGCGCCGCCGGGCAGGATTCCGCTCCAGCGCCGGACCGCCGACCCGCGCGACCGGGTCGCGATCCTCGTGGACGTCGAGAGCGGGGAACTGGGGCACTCCATCACGGTCCCGGGCGTCGCCGAGCAGACGGGGGTGCTGCGGCGGCAGCTCTCCGCGCTCGCGCTGCTACCCGAGGCGCAGACCGACGTCCTTCAGGGCCTGGTCAGCGAGCTGTTCACCAACGCCGTCCGGCACACGCGCAGCGGGCTCCCCGGGGGCCGGGTCGTGGTGACCCTGCACCGGCTCCGGGGGCGGGTGCAGGTCAGGGTGACCGACCAGGGGCCGCGCGGCGGCGGTGTCGGGACCCCGCACGTGCGCGAACAGGACCTGGACCGGGAGGGCGGGTTCGGGCTGAGGCTCGTCGCCATGCAGGCGGACAGGTGGGGGACCCTGTCCGAGGGCGGGCGGACCACGGTCTGGTTCGAGCTGGATCGCGGGTGA
- a CDS encoding alpha/beta fold hydrolase, with product MDVKKMFEWRGHRIAWGLRGAGPPLVMCHGTPWSSRLWSPFADALARDFTVYLWDMPGYGASSKDPGNPVDLGVQGEAFAALLDHWGLERPRVIAHDYGGAVSLRAALLHDAAYLALCLVDVVALRPWGSPFFRLVRENASVFARLPDAVHEGALRAYIAGASHRGLRPEDLDALVGPWLGEEGKEAFYRQIAQADERFTEEVEPHLAELPFPVHIVWGTEDTWIPVDRAHRLREAIPGSTLSLVPEAGHLIQLDAPVALADELRRWSATRPPVS from the coding sequence ATGGACGTGAAAAAGATGTTCGAGTGGCGCGGGCACCGGATCGCCTGGGGGCTCCGGGGTGCGGGACCGCCCCTGGTCATGTGCCACGGCACACCGTGGTCCTCGCGGCTCTGGTCGCCGTTCGCCGACGCGCTGGCCCGCGACTTCACCGTGTACCTGTGGGACATGCCGGGTTACGGCGCCTCCTCCAAGGACCCGGGGAACCCGGTCGACCTGGGGGTGCAGGGCGAGGCGTTCGCGGCGCTCCTGGACCACTGGGGGCTGGAGCGCCCGCGCGTCATCGCCCACGACTACGGCGGCGCCGTCTCGCTGCGCGCGGCGCTGCTGCACGATGCCGCGTACCTGGCGCTGTGCCTGGTGGACGTGGTGGCGCTGCGACCGTGGGGGTCGCCGTTCTTCCGGCTGGTGCGGGAGAACGCGTCGGTGTTCGCCCGCCTGCCGGACGCGGTGCACGAGGGGGCCCTGCGCGCCTACATCGCCGGGGCGTCACACCGGGGGCTGCGGCCCGAGGACCTCGACGCGCTGGTCGGCCCGTGGCTGGGCGAGGAGGGCAAGGAGGCGTTCTACCGCCAGATCGCCCAGGCCGACGAGCGGTTCACGGAGGAGGTCGAACCGCACCTGGCGGAGCTGCCGTTCCCCGTGCACATCGTGTGGGGGACGGAGGACACCTGGATCCCGGTCGACCGCGCCCACCGGCTGCGGGAGGCGATCCCGGGCAGCACGCTGTCCCTCGTCCCGGAGGCCGGGCACCTGATCCAGCTGGACGCCCCGGTCGCCCTGGCCGACGAACTCCGCCGCTGGTCGGCCACCCGACCACCCGTGTCCTGA
- a CDS encoding Cmx/CmrA family chloramphenicol efflux MFS transporter: MPFLLYMLALAVFAQGTSEFMLAGLLPAVSADLDVSIPQAGLLTSSFAVGMVVGAPVMAALGRRWSPRWTLTGFLGLFAAGHGVGALTDDFSVLLATRVVAALANAGFLAVALAVVAAVVPAGLRARGLAVVLGGTTLALVAGAPLGAVLGAGFGWRSTLWAVAAVSLPALVAVAVATPNRAGGTRPDADRDDLPGAGAPGPGAELAVLGRARLQVVLLLAVLVNGATFCVFTYLAPLVTDAAGLSPGAVPVVLALFGAGAFAGVRAAGAFADRHWRTLLLWGGCGLPACWGLLAATAAHAAAVVALVPLAGALSFAVGGTLIARIMANAAEAPTMGGSFATAALNLGAVAGPVLGGIAYAAAGAHGPVLVAVALVLAALAAGGVQALAAARTAARTAGAPAPDDVRD, encoded by the coding sequence GTGCCATTCCTGCTGTACATGCTCGCCCTCGCGGTCTTCGCGCAGGGCACGTCGGAGTTCATGCTCGCCGGGCTGCTGCCCGCCGTCTCCGCCGACCTGGACGTTTCCATTCCGCAGGCGGGGCTGCTGACCTCGTCCTTCGCCGTCGGCATGGTGGTCGGCGCGCCCGTGATGGCCGCGCTGGGCCGCCGGTGGTCACCGCGGTGGACCCTGACCGGCTTCCTCGGCCTGTTCGCCGCCGGCCACGGCGTGGGCGCCCTCACCGACGACTTCTCCGTCCTGCTCGCCACCCGGGTGGTCGCGGCCCTGGCCAACGCCGGGTTCCTGGCGGTCGCCCTGGCCGTGGTCGCCGCCGTGGTGCCCGCGGGCCTGCGGGCCCGCGGGCTGGCGGTGGTGCTCGGCGGCACCACGCTGGCGCTGGTCGCGGGGGCCCCGCTGGGGGCGGTCCTGGGGGCCGGGTTCGGCTGGCGGTCGACGCTGTGGGCGGTGGCCGCGGTCTCGCTGCCCGCGCTCGTCGCGGTGGCCGTCGCCACCCCGAACCGGGCCGGCGGCACCCGGCCGGACGCGGACCGGGATGACCTGCCCGGCGCCGGTGCCCCCGGCCCGGGCGCCGAGCTCGCGGTCCTCGGCCGCGCCCGCCTCCAGGTCGTCCTGCTGCTCGCCGTGCTCGTCAACGGTGCGACGTTCTGCGTGTTCACCTACCTCGCCCCGCTGGTGACGGACGCGGCGGGGCTGTCGCCGGGCGCGGTCCCGGTGGTGCTGGCGCTCTTCGGGGCCGGGGCGTTCGCCGGGGTGCGGGCGGCGGGGGCCTTCGCCGACCGGCACTGGCGGACGCTGCTCCTCTGGGGCGGATGCGGGCTGCCGGCGTGCTGGGGCCTCCTCGCCGCCACCGCTGCGCACGCCGCCGCCGTGGTGGCGCTGGTCCCCCTCGCGGGCGCGCTGTCGTTCGCGGTGGGCGGCACCCTCATCGCCCGTATCATGGCGAACGCCGCGGAGGCGCCCACCATGGGCGGTTCGTTCGCGACGGCGGCCCTCAACCTGGGCGCCGTCGCCGGGCCCGTGCTGGGCGGGATCGCCTACGCCGCGGCCGGGGCGCACGGCCCGGTGCTGGTGGCGGTGGCCCTGGTGCTCGCCGCCCTCGCCGCGGGCGGCGTCCAGGCCCTGGCCGCCGCTCGGACGGCCGCCCGGACGGCGGGTGCGCCGGCGCCCGACGACGTCCGCGACTGA
- a CDS encoding winged helix DNA-binding domain-containing protein, with protein MAGTVLRTRALNRATLDRQLLLSRTGLPVADVVTHLVGLQAQTTHTWYLGLENRIEGLDPHRVGRMLTDGELVRVTLMRGTLHLVTPRDCRFLRPTVQPAIDRGFSGSRHGQATRGMDLDAVARAGYDLLLARPMTPNDLAGHLSERWPRVGGEHLAQAVKDRLPLVQIPPRGVWGATGAPAFAPADTWTGLAMDADPDPEGLVLRYLAAFGPASVKDMQAWSSLTRFKPVFDGLRDRLVELRAEDGTVLFDLPDAPRPDEDTEAPVRFLYDFDNVLRGHADRSRVLPHEHRARLVSRNGMPPGTVLVDGFVRASWKVVRARGAEPHLEVSLFEPITAADREAVAAEGERTLAFLEPGGHGIRFVEP; from the coding sequence ATGGCCGGGACCGTCCTGCGCACACGCGCGCTGAACCGGGCCACACTCGACCGGCAGCTCCTCCTCTCCCGCACCGGCCTGCCCGTGGCGGACGTGGTCACCCACCTGGTCGGCCTCCAGGCCCAGACCACCCACACCTGGTACCTGGGGCTGGAGAACCGCATCGAGGGCCTGGACCCCCACCGGGTCGGCCGCATGCTCACCGACGGCGAACTGGTCCGCGTCACCCTCATGCGCGGCACCCTCCACCTCGTCACCCCGCGGGACTGCCGCTTCCTGCGCCCCACCGTGCAGCCCGCCATCGACCGCGGGTTCTCGGGCAGCCGCCACGGCCAGGCCACCCGCGGCATGGACCTCGACGCCGTCGCCCGCGCCGGGTACGACCTCCTGCTCGCCCGCCCCATGACCCCGAACGACCTGGCCGGACACCTCTCCGAGCGGTGGCCCCGGGTGGGCGGCGAGCACCTCGCCCAAGCGGTCAAGGACCGGCTCCCCCTCGTGCAGATCCCCCCGCGCGGGGTGTGGGGCGCCACCGGGGCGCCCGCGTTCGCGCCCGCCGACACCTGGACCGGGCTGGCCATGGACGCCGACCCCGACCCGGAGGGCCTGGTGCTGCGCTACCTGGCGGCGTTCGGCCCGGCGAGCGTCAAGGACATGCAGGCGTGGTCCTCGCTCACCCGGTTCAAGCCGGTCTTCGACGGCCTGCGGGACCGCCTCGTCGAACTGCGGGCCGAGGACGGCACCGTCCTGTTCGACCTCCCCGACGCGCCCCGGCCCGACGAGGACACCGAGGCCCCGGTCCGCTTCCTCTACGACTTCGACAACGTCCTGCGCGGCCACGCCGACCGCAGCCGCGTGCTGCCGCACGAGCACCGGGCGCGCCTGGTCTCCCGCAACGGCATGCCCCCGGGGACGGTCCTGGTGGACGGGTTCGTCCGCGCCTCCTGGAAGGTGGTGCGCGCCCGGGGGGCCGAGCCCCACCTGGAGGTCTCCCTGTTCGAGCCGATCACCGCCGCGGACCGCGAGGCGGTCGCCGCCGAGGGCGAGCGCACCCTGGCGTTCCTGGAACCCGGGGGACACGGGATCCGGTTCGTCGAACCCTGA
- the lpdA gene encoding dihydrolipoyl dehydrogenase — translation MGQRHFDLVVLGAGPGGYVAAIRAAQLGLNTAVIEEKYWGGVCLNVGCIPSKALLRNAELAHLFTNEADLFGIKVDGKVEFDYGKAFSRSREVADGRVKGVHFLMKKNKITEIDGRGTFVDDHTIEVAGGDGSSETVTFDHAVIAAGSSTKLLPGTQLSERVVTYEEQILESELPGSIIIAGAGAIGVEFAYVLANYGVDVTIVEFLDRIVPLEDEEVSKELSRAYKKLGVKVLTSTRVEGVEDTGSNVKVTVTTTGGDQQVLEADKLLQAIGFAPNVEGYGLEKTGVELTERGAIAIDGRGRTNVPHIFAIGDVTAKLMLAHTAEAMGIVAVETIAGAETQEIDYKFIPRATYCQPQIASFGYTENEAREAGFDVQVAKFPFMANGKAHGIGDSRGFVKVLSDAKYGEILGAHMIGPDVTELLPELTLAQQWDLTVHEVSRNIHAHPTLSEAVKEAVHGLSGHMINF, via the coding sequence ATGGGGCAGCGACACTTCGATCTGGTCGTTCTCGGCGCGGGCCCGGGCGGCTACGTCGCCGCGATCCGGGCCGCCCAGCTCGGCCTGAACACCGCCGTCATCGAGGAGAAGTACTGGGGCGGCGTCTGCCTCAACGTGGGCTGCATCCCCTCCAAGGCCCTGCTGCGCAACGCGGAGCTGGCCCACCTCTTCACCAACGAGGCCGACCTCTTCGGCATCAAGGTCGACGGCAAGGTCGAGTTCGACTACGGCAAGGCGTTCAGCCGCAGCCGCGAGGTCGCGGACGGCCGCGTCAAGGGCGTCCACTTCCTCATGAAGAAGAACAAGATCACCGAGATCGACGGCCGCGGCACCTTCGTCGACGACCACACCATCGAGGTCGCGGGCGGCGACGGCTCCAGCGAGACCGTCACCTTCGACCACGCGGTGATCGCCGCCGGCTCCTCCACCAAGCTGCTGCCCGGCACGCAGCTGTCGGAGCGGGTCGTCACCTACGAGGAGCAGATCCTCGAGTCCGAGCTGCCCGGCAGCATCATCATCGCCGGAGCGGGCGCCATCGGCGTCGAGTTCGCCTACGTCCTGGCCAACTACGGCGTGGACGTCACCATCGTCGAGTTCCTGGACCGCATCGTCCCCCTGGAGGACGAGGAGGTCTCCAAGGAGCTCTCCCGCGCCTACAAGAAGCTCGGCGTCAAGGTCCTGACCTCCACCCGCGTGGAGGGCGTCGAGGACACCGGGAGCAACGTCAAGGTCACCGTCACCACCACCGGGGGCGACCAGCAGGTCCTGGAGGCCGACAAGCTGCTCCAGGCCATCGGGTTCGCGCCCAACGTCGAGGGCTACGGCCTGGAGAAGACCGGCGTGGAGCTCACCGAGCGGGGCGCCATCGCCATCGACGGCCGGGGCCGCACCAACGTGCCGCACATCTTCGCGATCGGCGACGTCACCGCCAAGCTGATGCTGGCCCACACCGCCGAGGCCATGGGCATCGTCGCGGTGGAGACCATCGCCGGGGCCGAGACCCAGGAGATCGACTACAAGTTCATCCCGCGCGCCACCTACTGCCAGCCGCAGATCGCGAGCTTCGGCTACACCGAGAACGAGGCCCGCGAGGCCGGGTTCGACGTGCAGGTCGCGAAGTTCCCGTTCATGGCCAACGGCAAGGCGCACGGCATCGGCGACAGCCGCGGGTTCGTCAAGGTCCTCTCCGACGCCAAGTACGGGGAGATCCTGGGCGCCCACATGATCGGCCCCGACGTCACCGAGCTGCTGCCGGAGCTGACCCTGGCCCAGCAGTGGGACCTGACCGTCCACGAGGTGTCGCGCAACATCCACGCCCACCCGACGCTGAGCGAGGCCGTCAAGGAGGCCGTGCACGGGCTGTCCGGGCACATGATCAACTTCTAG